A window of the Acidithiobacillus thiooxidans ATCC 19377 genome harbors these coding sequences:
- a CDS encoding TonB-dependent receptor translates to MSHLLLSKKSLYIAIMATGMICTYNISMAYADQSENKPAINIGEVNGQSSTAEKNKKDNKKVDLKSPVQTVHITQRDIEDNTPSGCSMVEAIAATTPGFQARRTGTASGANRYQIRLNGIQIGFDETGQAEMNGNQILMDGIPLNNPLASYHGFSTAELPISSMFSGINVVYGPGTAKQHWFDSMGGTIDFRTKSSGENPSAFVDIGAGSFNAYNASTGISTGAIDGWKTYIAGGYTRTGQARISPSLTGPSESSAIFVKTQKKYQSGKFSAGFYFNHTEENRPHLIPVYPFAGGSVNGNGVEGPALSQVTSGFYYTPSSNLWRKHEKYLTYLGYLKLTTDLSSNVKFHNAVWYRAGNRLKVRVDSYVMAPKLDTEYYPTSSGNFGYRGDFTINLPWNKIDVGGYYQQTTYDSSFAGYASFIPGHKLGSNSPVYYRDDHDHWSAASAFLQDKITPVSFLTITPGLNLINYHISINNVTSVSSADLFPNDTIGDFPTVAGDTANFTKIAPSVAVNATITPALHAFATWSQNYQTQIDSAYGEGASHPVIAPTQPAKINFYMAGLKYAQGPLEGQVSFVHQKLSNLAVQITQAESQNIIVEPANETINGLNFLLAYGHNLGFNARLLGSILHGTENTVDAAGQAVNGAMVTGLPTYNINFGLGYRMYADQTLWSIRALDNYQSATYLSSDITASPTTLQLPFSAVNLVNLSLSARTTMFDHDIPGLKLMRISLMLDNLLNRKYNVQGYVSAGGNYGAGSAGSILASPGTPRAVYASITASF, encoded by the coding sequence ATGAGTCATTTGCTTCTATCAAAGAAATCTTTATATATAGCCATAATGGCCACCGGTATGATCTGTACCTACAACATATCAATGGCGTATGCAGATCAATCGGAGAATAAACCAGCGATAAACATTGGTGAAGTTAATGGCCAATCAAGTACCGCAGAAAAAAATAAAAAAGACAATAAAAAAGTAGACTTAAAATCCCCTGTACAGACAGTGCATATTACCCAAAGAGATATTGAAGACAATACGCCTTCTGGTTGTAGCATGGTAGAGGCAATTGCTGCGACTACTCCTGGATTCCAGGCTCGTCGTACAGGTACTGCGAGCGGTGCGAATCGCTACCAAATCCGTCTGAATGGCATTCAGATAGGCTTCGACGAAACCGGGCAGGCCGAGATGAATGGCAACCAGATTTTGATGGATGGTATACCGTTAAATAACCCTTTGGCATCCTACCACGGATTCTCAACCGCAGAGCTTCCCATTTCTTCCATGTTTTCTGGTATTAATGTAGTCTACGGTCCAGGTACAGCCAAGCAACACTGGTTTGACTCCATGGGTGGCACCATTGACTTTCGCACCAAATCTTCCGGCGAAAATCCTTCTGCCTTTGTTGATATAGGTGCTGGAAGTTTCAATGCCTATAATGCTAGTACAGGCATTTCTACTGGTGCGATAGATGGCTGGAAAACTTATATAGCTGGGGGCTACACCAGAACCGGACAGGCACGGATCAGTCCTTCACTTACAGGGCCATCCGAAAGCTCCGCCATCTTTGTCAAGACGCAAAAGAAATACCAGAGCGGGAAGTTTTCAGCGGGTTTTTATTTTAATCATACAGAAGAAAATCGCCCTCATTTGATTCCAGTTTATCCATTTGCAGGCGGATCTGTGAATGGTAATGGTGTGGAAGGTCCGGCCTTAAGTCAGGTTACTTCGGGTTTTTACTATACACCATCGAGCAATCTCTGGCGTAAACATGAGAAATATCTCACCTATCTCGGCTATCTGAAACTGACTACCGACCTGTCAAGTAATGTCAAATTTCATAACGCAGTATGGTATCGCGCCGGAAACAGGCTTAAGGTCCGTGTTGACAGCTATGTGATGGCTCCAAAACTAGATACTGAATATTATCCTACCTCATCTGGAAATTTTGGTTATCGGGGTGACTTCACTATAAATCTTCCATGGAACAAAATTGATGTAGGCGGGTATTATCAGCAAACCACCTATGACTCTTCGTTTGCAGGCTATGCTTCATTTATTCCCGGACATAAACTAGGGAGTAATAGTCCTGTCTATTATCGAGATGATCACGATCATTGGAGTGCGGCAAGCGCATTTTTGCAAGACAAAATAACACCGGTTTCTTTTCTGACCATAACACCAGGATTGAATCTTATAAATTATCATATTTCTATTAATAATGTCACATCAGTCTCTTCCGCCGATTTATTTCCTAATGACACAATCGGTGACTTTCCCACTGTGGCTGGCGATACTGCCAATTTCACTAAAATCGCACCTAGCGTGGCCGTTAATGCCACAATTACTCCTGCATTACACGCTTTTGCTACATGGTCACAAAACTATCAGACTCAAATCGATAGTGCCTACGGTGAAGGCGCTTCACATCCAGTTATTGCACCTACTCAACCAGCAAAAATTAATTTTTATATGGCAGGATTGAAATATGCGCAAGGTCCATTGGAAGGTCAAGTTTCATTTGTTCACCAGAAACTCAGTAATCTGGCAGTTCAAATCACTCAAGCAGAATCACAAAATATCATTGTTGAACCTGCGAATGAAACAATCAACGGACTAAACTTTTTATTAGCTTATGGTCATAATCTAGGCTTCAACGCGCGATTATTGGGAAGCATTCTCCATGGCACAGAAAATACAGTTGATGCCGCCGGACAGGCAGTAAATGGTGCTATGGTAACGGGTCTTCCTACATATAACATCAACTTTGGACTAGGTTATCGCATGTATGCTGATCAAACCTTATGGAGCATCAGAGCGTTGGACAATTATCAGTCTGCCACATATCTCTCCAGTGATATTACTGCCTCTCCAACCACACTGCAGTTACCATTTTCAGCTGTCAATCTTGTGAATTTATCTTTATCCGCGAGAACAACCATGTTTGATCATGACATTCCTGGACTAAAACTCATGCGGATTTCGTTAATGTTGGATAATCTACTCAATCGCAAATACAACGTACAGGGATATGTTTCTGCCGGCGGTAATTATGGTGCAGGCAGCGCGGGTAGTATCCTTGCCAGCCCGGGAACCCCACGTGCAGTTTACGCTTCCATTACGGCATCTTTTTAG
- a CDS encoding phosphocholine-specific phospholipase C: protein MNNYSRREFMKTMLAASAATATLPWSIQRALATPANSISGSIEDVEHIVIFMQENRSFDHYFGHISGVRGYNDRFPLPLPGSKSVWEQPRLADANETILPYHLNTLTTSAQVIGDLDHSWYSTHAAISGGLYNAWPLSKTDRTMGYYLRQDIPYHYALADSFTVCDHYFSSVAGPTHPNRCYLWTGMVDPTGEGGGPLINNNDYVTEPKAYPPVFWTTYPERLQKAGISWQVYQEGTEISLEKPFEGNYGDNPLAMFRQYVDAPNDSPLRKRGISVRTLKQFHEDVVRDRLPQVTWIVAPAGYTEHPSYAPAYGAVYIARVLAALTSNPKVWSKTALFLNYDENDGLFDHVMPPQPPTPVRPGKSTVSTEGEIHNVINPQQAPLYVPDDLPYGLGARTPMIVISPWSQGGAVCSQVFDHTSVIRFVEKRFGVSEPNITPWRRSICGDLTSAFDFSRQDLRKYLLPSTANNFSLVKQAVERLPMPKVPEPGSQQTIIPQESGQRTSLPIPYQQTLNLTADDSGYHIHCKNPSTVGVCCYAYWDGSTKLPQRYTIGAGHHLDDHIPYPEGEAIMTVYGPNGFIRKLHGKGKSLLEVFEIYLPSGDLRLRIRNLATESRSLSIKDISYGSHDKQLRLDANETKEIDFALQSSHHWYDLAISDDTHQWRIAGHVENGRPSLTDPANTKPVLSV, encoded by the coding sequence ATGAATAATTATAGTCGCAGAGAATTTATGAAAACAATGCTTGCCGCCAGTGCAGCAACCGCAACTTTACCGTGGTCTATTCAGCGTGCTCTGGCTACACCGGCAAACTCGATCAGTGGCAGCATCGAAGATGTTGAACACATTGTGATCTTCATGCAGGAAAATCGCTCATTTGATCATTACTTTGGTCATATATCAGGTGTGAGAGGCTATAATGATCGCTTTCCTCTGCCTTTACCTGGTAGTAAATCAGTATGGGAACAACCACGTCTTGCTGATGCCAATGAAACGATCCTACCTTATCATTTAAATACCCTTACCACTTCAGCCCAGGTTATTGGCGATTTGGACCATAGTTGGTACAGCACCCATGCTGCTATTTCCGGCGGACTATATAATGCCTGGCCGCTATCAAAAACAGATAGAACTATGGGCTATTACCTCCGGCAAGACATACCTTATCACTACGCACTTGCTGATTCTTTTACGGTATGTGATCACTATTTCTCATCAGTGGCTGGTCCGACGCACCCAAACCGATGTTATTTGTGGACTGGAATGGTTGATCCCACAGGCGAAGGTGGTGGCCCCTTAATCAATAACAACGATTATGTTACTGAGCCTAAAGCTTACCCCCCAGTATTCTGGACCACTTACCCAGAAAGACTACAAAAGGCCGGTATCAGCTGGCAAGTTTATCAGGAAGGCACCGAAATAAGTTTGGAAAAGCCTTTCGAAGGCAACTATGGGGATAATCCCTTGGCCATGTTCCGCCAATATGTAGATGCTCCAAACGATTCTCCTTTACGGAAACGCGGTATTTCAGTACGGACTCTGAAACAGTTTCATGAAGATGTTGTACGTGATCGTCTTCCTCAAGTTACCTGGATTGTCGCTCCAGCAGGTTATACTGAACATCCCTCTTACGCACCAGCTTATGGAGCTGTATATATTGCACGCGTGTTGGCAGCATTGACGTCAAATCCCAAAGTTTGGTCTAAAACCGCACTGTTTTTGAATTACGATGAAAATGATGGACTTTTTGATCATGTTATGCCCCCACAACCCCCCACCCCAGTCCGTCCAGGTAAAAGTACGGTGAGTACTGAAGGCGAGATTCATAACGTAATTAATCCACAACAAGCCCCGCTTTATGTTCCTGATGATCTTCCCTATGGTCTAGGCGCAAGAACGCCGATGATTGTGATTTCTCCATGGTCTCAGGGTGGTGCTGTCTGTTCCCAGGTATTCGATCACACGTCTGTTATTCGTTTTGTGGAAAAAAGATTCGGTGTTAGTGAACCCAACATCACTCCATGGCGGCGCTCCATCTGTGGTGATCTTACTTCGGCTTTTGATTTTAGCCGACAGGATTTGCGCAAATATTTATTACCCAGTACAGCCAATAATTTCTCTCTAGTTAAACAAGCAGTAGAACGGCTACCCATGCCTAAAGTTCCAGAACCAGGTTCACAGCAAACTATTATTCCGCAAGAATCCGGTCAGCGAACGAGCCTCCCGATTCCTTACCAGCAAACGTTAAACCTGACTGCAGATGACAGTGGATATCATATACACTGCAAAAATCCCTCAACTGTTGGGGTTTGTTGCTATGCCTATTGGGATGGCAGCACGAAGTTGCCACAACGTTATACAATTGGCGCAGGTCACCATCTAGACGATCATATTCCTTATCCAGAGGGTGAAGCAATAATGACCGTATATGGTCCAAACGGGTTTATTCGTAAATTGCATGGGAAGGGTAAATCTTTATTAGAAGTCTTTGAAATATATTTGCCCTCTGGGGATCTGAGGTTGAGAATCAGAAATCTAGCTACAGAATCACGATCATTGTCAATTAAGGATATTTCCTATGGAAGCCATGACAAACAATTACGCCTTGATGCAAATGAAACAAAAGAAATTGATTTTGCTCTACAATCTAGTCATCACTGGTATGACCTCGCGATCAGCGATGACACCCACCAATGGCGAATAGCTGGGCATGTCGAAAATGGGCGTCCATCTTTAACCGATCCGGCTAATACCAAGCCTGTCTTATCTGTGTAG
- a CDS encoding tetratricopeptide repeat protein codes for MKKRFLIESSVSQSIIALIAFFSLTASSQATQYYHGPLVQASRGCFDKDSHAIQVLSQGAAKGNYEDIQAYAAYWVCKTQPEKAIPWLKKSSNMGNGWSSQMLAHYALKKMHIDGTEALKYLNRSALQGNAWAARELANIYLNGLYGIGVDLHKASYWALYAENVKEIVPNTFYLAASYRNGWGVPKNFKKAKQLYAETMHVLKEAADGGDPYADMLFFEFYTKYSQDVGMKKNMHQASYWLNQAAAKGYPPAIAILSAKKEHITHE; via the coding sequence ATGAAAAAAAGATTTCTTATTGAGAGTTCAGTCTCTCAATCAATAATTGCTTTGATAGCATTTTTCAGTCTGACAGCATCTAGCCAGGCAACCCAATACTATCATGGCCCACTCGTCCAAGCATCCAGGGGATGTTTTGATAAGGACTCTCACGCAATCCAGGTGTTGTCCCAAGGCGCAGCCAAAGGGAATTACGAAGATATCCAAGCTTATGCAGCATATTGGGTCTGCAAAACGCAACCTGAAAAGGCCATCCCATGGTTAAAAAAATCTAGCAACATGGGAAACGGATGGTCAAGTCAGATGCTTGCTCATTATGCATTAAAAAAAATGCACATTGATGGTACAGAAGCGCTCAAATATCTGAATCGTTCTGCTTTGCAGGGAAACGCTTGGGCTGCAAGAGAATTGGCTAATATTTACCTCAACGGTTTATATGGTATAGGTGTAGATCTCCACAAGGCGTCCTACTGGGCGCTTTATGCTGAAAATGTTAAAGAGATTGTTCCCAATACATTTTATTTAGCAGCAAGTTATCGAAATGGCTGGGGCGTACCCAAAAACTTTAAAAAAGCAAAACAACTCTATGCTGAAACTATGCATGTTCTCAAGGAAGCAGCAGATGGTGGTGATCCTTATGCCGACATGCTTTTCTTTGAGTTTTACACAAAATATAGTCAGGATGTGGGTATGAAAAAAAATATGCATCAAGCTAGCTATTGGTTGAATCAAGCTGCAGCAAAAGGCTATCCACCTGCAATAGCCATTTTAAGTGCCAAAAAGGAGCATATTACTCATGAATAA
- a CDS encoding TonB-dependent receptor, with protein MDTKYTNKHIFKETQSAIVLGTENKKMISPNAGAAELLATAPGVHIMSENPQNGSGRYNITINGMGIGWWSGNTYRNQISILFDGIPMNNQITNDGQWNSSQIPILSMIHGVNVIYGPGNPKDRWYDSLGGTINFVPLQPTAKANAKANLSFGSYGSKTASFSLNTGDFYGWSTVLAGGYTSADSFYQGPSNWPQHSWSVYMKTAHPFSNGMLTFGFYNEKSDATHSLTVPVTPIAGYTVNGYGKPGQLLSQQTSGYYYVPSSDLWYKDDIVDSYILYSQQIFNLGEGWTIKNTPWYRHAYRLHQAYFNYGATTFNPEAAEHYAPTSNSFGDRLGVNLHSHYNDINLGGWLSYQQYNTNEDLWNPLLGTSQDNPYVYNNVEFNTLFSNLYAQDTIKLLDDHLRITPGLALAGFYTSMNDLINPESKSLYLTETPGAKTNFTRLEPSLGINYKFLKNFSVYANYSETYQNETDLAYGAYLQKIEINPADIPVTKAVDYETGIRFHDKSTNIGINYYHDYLTNLLNGVSGSITQFNASCYNLGNAIYQGVNIYAKWRPIWQLYVYGSANVQHSYYTQDYNNSGTSFNGMRLTGIPHYSFNVSVSYKFRMPYGVLEPVLTDQYSGGQTLYNNVAGGPTNQTINAYNIVNLSASYKTFALNHIIPGVKETDFNFGVYNLLNRKYESDIYLATGGYNPQEEPSLFAYAGAPLQVFGGLTVKF; from the coding sequence TTGGACACTAAATATACCAACAAACATATTTTCAAAGAAACTCAATCAGCCATTGTTCTTGGCACAGAAAATAAAAAAATGATAAGCCCAAATGCAGGCGCAGCAGAACTTTTAGCAACTGCACCAGGCGTTCATATTATGAGTGAAAATCCACAAAATGGCTCGGGCCGATATAACATCACTATAAATGGAATGGGTATTGGATGGTGGAGCGGGAATACCTATAGAAATCAGATAAGCATTTTATTTGATGGAATTCCAATGAATAATCAAATTACTAATGATGGTCAATGGAATTCAAGTCAAATTCCAATTTTATCAATGATTCATGGAGTCAATGTAATTTACGGACCTGGAAATCCGAAGGATCGATGGTACGATAGCCTGGGCGGAACAATTAACTTTGTTCCATTACAACCAACCGCAAAGGCAAATGCCAAAGCAAATTTATCATTTGGCAGCTATGGTAGCAAAACTGCCAGCTTTTCATTGAATACTGGTGATTTTTATGGATGGTCAACAGTATTGGCTGGTGGCTATACAAGTGCAGATTCTTTTTATCAAGGTCCAAGCAATTGGCCACAGCACTCTTGGTCAGTTTATATGAAAACAGCACATCCATTTTCAAATGGCATGCTAACATTTGGCTTTTATAACGAAAAATCAGATGCAACACATAGTCTCACTGTACCAGTAACACCGATAGCTGGATATACTGTTAATGGATACGGAAAACCTGGTCAATTATTAAGCCAGCAAACAAGTGGTTACTATTACGTACCATCATCAGATTTATGGTACAAAGATGACATAGTTGATTCTTACATATTGTATTCACAGCAGATATTTAATTTGGGTGAGGGATGGACTATCAAAAATACACCTTGGTATCGTCATGCATATCGACTGCATCAGGCTTACTTTAATTACGGAGCAACTACCTTTAATCCAGAAGCAGCAGAACACTATGCTCCGACTAGTAACTCTTTCGGCGATCGATTAGGTGTTAACCTTCATTCTCATTACAATGATATCAACCTCGGTGGTTGGTTATCATATCAACAATATAATACGAATGAAGATCTCTGGAATCCATTACTGGGCACATCACAAGATAACCCTTATGTATACAATAACGTAGAATTTAATACATTATTCAGCAATCTTTATGCGCAGGATACCATCAAGTTATTAGATGATCATTTGCGTATAACACCAGGACTTGCTCTAGCAGGTTTCTATACATCCATGAATGATTTAATTAACCCTGAAAGCAAATCACTATACCTAACTGAAACACCGGGTGCGAAAACAAACTTCACACGATTAGAACCATCATTAGGAATTAATTACAAATTCCTGAAGAACTTTTCTGTATATGCAAATTACAGCGAAACTTATCAGAATGAAACAGACTTGGCATATGGAGCTTACTTACAAAAGATTGAAATTAATCCCGCCGATATACCTGTAACAAAAGCTGTAGATTACGAAACTGGTATAAGATTTCATGATAAAAGCACAAACATAGGAATCAATTATTATCATGATTATTTGACCAACCTTTTGAATGGTGTTTCTGGGTCTATAACACAATTCAATGCATCATGTTACAATTTGGGTAATGCCATATACCAAGGTGTCAATATTTATGCAAAATGGCGTCCAATCTGGCAACTATATGTGTATGGGTCTGCAAATGTTCAACATTCTTATTATACTCAAGATTACAATAACTCCGGAACATCATTTAACGGAATGAGATTAACAGGGATACCTCACTATTCTTTTAATGTCTCAGTTTCCTATAAATTCAGGATGCCATACGGAGTTCTAGAACCTGTTCTGACGGATCAGTATTCAGGAGGGCAAACACTATATAACAATGTCGCTGGTGGACCAACAAACCAAACTATAAATGCATATAACATAGTGAACCTTTCTGCCAGCTACAAAACATTTGCATTGAATCATATTATACCCGGTGTTAAAGAAACAGATTTCAATTTCGGAGTATATAATTTACTAAATAGAAAATATGAATCAGATATCTATCTTGCAACTGGCGGATACAATCCACAGGAAGAGCCCTCGTTATTTGCTTATGCGGGAGCACCTCTACAGGTCTTTGGAGGATTGACAGTTAAATTCTAA
- a CDS encoding ExbD/TolR family protein, producing MERRYFEQKKGRVEIIPMIDIMLFLLVFFIMITLQMIPDKGLNLQLPTSSEAQSLPRPHFTINIQKDGSVNVKGHHYDLDGLEKMLASDGDPGKTQITIAADKGVPFQDFIHVMDRCQKAGVSDIGIAAKSK from the coding sequence ATGGAAAGACGCTATTTCGAGCAGAAAAAGGGTCGGGTCGAAATCATTCCAATGATTGACATCATGCTCTTCCTGCTGGTGTTTTTCATCATGATCACCCTGCAGATGATTCCCGACAAGGGGCTCAATCTGCAGTTGCCCACTTCCAGTGAAGCCCAGAGTCTGCCGCGTCCGCATTTCACCATCAACATTCAGAAAGACGGGTCGGTGAACGTCAAGGGTCATCATTACGACCTGGATGGTCTGGAGAAAATGCTCGCCAGCGACGGCGACCCCGGCAAGACCCAGATCACCATCGCCGCTGACAAGGGCGTGCCCTTTCAGGATTTCATTCATGTCATGGACCGCTGCCAGAAGGCGGGGGTGAGTGATATTGGCATTGCGGCGAAGAGTAAATAA
- a CDS encoding MotA/TolQ/ExbB proton channel family protein, with the protein MNLHYFIHLANYSDGVLYILGLMLLVELAVMVDRFWYLRRTILRGLVFVQELGRHGRLDREALSTLAEDAGDLPEAALLRTAAAHSGQVKGEALASRLEESVLVIAPKLDRRLWLLDTIITLAPLLGLFGTIIGMFHAFSVLAQPGHAPMQVTGGVADALVSTASGLFIAMLGLLTFNAFNNQVRMILLQLDSVKTMLINRMDGQPVVTFDTEGRPNAEAVAVARAG; encoded by the coding sequence ATGAATCTTCATTATTTCATTCACCTCGCCAACTACTCGGACGGGGTTCTATACATTCTGGGCCTGATGCTGCTGGTGGAACTGGCCGTGATGGTGGACCGCTTCTGGTACCTGCGGCGGACTATTCTGCGTGGTCTGGTATTCGTGCAAGAACTGGGACGGCATGGGCGTCTCGACCGCGAAGCCCTCAGTACCCTGGCAGAAGATGCGGGCGACCTGCCCGAGGCTGCTCTGCTGCGCACTGCTGCCGCCCATAGTGGTCAGGTGAAAGGCGAAGCCCTCGCCAGCCGCCTGGAAGAAAGTGTGCTGGTCATTGCGCCGAAACTGGACCGTCGCCTGTGGTTGCTGGACACCATTATTACCCTGGCCCCGCTGCTGGGTCTGTTCGGGACCATCATCGGTATGTTTCATGCGTTTTCAGTGCTGGCCCAGCCGGGGCACGCGCCCATGCAGGTCACGGGGGGTGTTGCCGATGCGCTGGTATCTACCGCCTCCGGCCTGTTCATCGCCATGCTCGGCTTGTTGACCTTCAATGCCTTCAACAATCAGGTGCGCATGATTCTGCTGCAACTGGACTCGGTGAAAACCATGCTCATCAACCGCATGGATGGTCAGCCGGTCGTGACCTTTGACACTGAAGGCCGCCCCAATGCCGAAGCGGTGGCCGTGGCGAGGGCGGGATAA